A genomic region of Brassica napus cultivar Da-Ae unplaced genomic scaffold, Da-Ae ScsIHWf_10;HRSCAF=17, whole genome shotgun sequence contains the following coding sequences:
- the LOC125595944 gene encoding protein TIC 214-like, whose product MSTGLENFLISCFLEKYNIRSIGEILHRKYLDWRILNFWFRKKVNIELDTRSKKKYIKTKVKNYKRIYKITKTSLANQKINFFDWMGMNEEILNPRITNFDFFFFPEFFLFSSTYKMKPWVIPIKSLLFNFNETKNVNKQITLKKKGFIPSNEKKFLRFFNLNKEENESAGQEEFESDKETKINTESALSKQEKNIEENYTESKIKKRKNKKKPKSNTEAELDLFLKRYSRFQLRWNCFFNQKILNNVKAYCLLVRLKNPTEITISCIERGEMSLDILMIEKNFTFSKLMKKGILIVEPVRLSVKNDGQLIIYRTIGISLVHKNKQKISKRSKKKSYIYKKKSLNFFVPETILSPKRRKEFRILICFNLKKKNARDRNSKFDTNIQNLTTVLNKKKDLDKDKKNLIKLKSFLWPNFRLEDLACMNRYWFNTTNGNHFSMIRIHMYTRFQMH is encoded by the coding sequence ATGTCTACAGGCCTAGAAAATTTTTTAATCTCTTGTTttctagaaaaatataatattcgcAGTATAGGGGAAATTTTGCATAGAAAATATTTGGATTGGAGAATTCTCAACTTTTGgtttagaaaaaaagtaaatattgagCTTGATACTaggagtaaaaaaaaatatattaaaactaaagttaagaattataaaagaatttataaaataactaagaCGAGTCTTGccaatcaaaaaataaatttttttgattggATGGGAATGAATGAAGAAATACTAAATCCTCGTATAAcaaattttgacttttttttctttccagaatttttcttattttctagtACATATAAAATGAAACCGTGGGTCATACCAATTAAATCActtcttttcaattttaatgaaacaaaaaatgtgAATAAACAGATCACCCTAAAGAAAAAAGGTTTTATAccatcaaacgaaaaaaaattccttcggttttttaatctaaataaagaagaaaacgaaTCAGCAGGTCAAGAAGAGTTTGAATcagataaagaaacaaaaataaatacggAATCAGCTCTATcaaagcaagaaaaaaatattgaagaaaatTATACAGAATCGAAGataaaaaaacgtaaaaataaaaaaaaaccaaaaagcaATACCGAAGCGGAACTTGACTTATTTCTCAAAAGGTATTCGCGTTTTCAATTGCGAtggaattgtttttttaatcaaaaaatcctCAATAATGTAAAAGCATACTGTCTCTTGGTTAGACTAAAAAATCCAACCGAGATAACGATATCTTGTATTGAAAGAGGAGAGATGAGCTTAGATATTCTAATGATTGAGAAGAatttcactttttcaaaattaatgaaaaaaggaATATTGATTGTTGAACCTGTTCGTTTGTCTGTAAAAAACGACGGCcaacttattatatatagaaCCATCGGGATTTCATTGgttcataaaaataaacaaaaaataagtaaaagatcaaaaaaaaaaagctatatttataaaaaaaaaagtttaaatttctttGTCCCTGAAACTATTCTATCCCCTAAACGACGTAAAGAATTTCGAATTCTAAtttgtttcaatttaaaaaaaaaaaatgcaagggatagaaattcaaaatttgatacaaatatTCAAAACTTGACCACAgttttgaataaaaagaaagatcttgataaggataaaaaaaacctaattaaattaaaatcctTTCTTTGGCCCAATTTTCGATTAGAAGATTTAGCTTGTATGAATCGCTATTGGTTTAATACGACTAATGGAAATCATTTCAGTATGATAAGAATACACATGTATACGCGATTTCAAATGCATTAA
- the LOC125595946 gene encoding NAD(P)H-quinone oxidoreductase subunit H, chloroplastic, with protein MKRPVTGKDLMIVNMGPHHPSMHGVLRLIVTLDGEDVVDCEPILGYLHRGMEKIAENRAIIQYLPYVTRWDYLATMFTEAITVNGPEQLGNIQVPKRASYIRVIMLELSRIASHLLWLGPFMADIGAQTPFFYIFREREFVYDLFEAATGMRMMHNFFRIGGIAADLPYGWIDKCLDFCDYFLTEVVEYQKLITRNPIFLERVEGVGIIGGEEAINWGLSGPMLRASGIPWDLRKVDRYESYDEFEWEIQWQKQGDSLARYLVRLSEMTESIKIIQQALEGLPGGPYENLESRGFDKKRNPEWNDFEYRFISKKPSPTFELSKQELYVRVEAPKGELGIFLIGDQSGFPWRWKIRPPGFINLQILPELVKRMKLADIMTILGSIDIIMGEVDR; from the coding sequence ATGAAGAGACCAGTTACAGGAAAAGATCTTATGATAGTCAATATGGGACCTCACCACCCATCCATGCACGGTGTTCTTCGCTTAATTGTTACTCTAGACGGTGAGGATGTTGTTGATTGTGAACCCATATTGGGTTATTTACACAGAGGAATGGAAAAAATTGCAGAAAACCGAGCAATTATACAATATTTACCTTATGTAACGCGGTGGGATTATTTAGCTACTATGTTTACAGAAGCAATAACAGTAAACGGACCCGAACAATTAGGAAATATTCAAGTTCCTAAAAGAGCCAGCTATATCAGAGTAATTATGCTAGAATTGAGTCGTATAGCTTCTCATCTGTTATGGCTTGGCCCTTTTATGGCAGATATTGGGGCACAGACTCcctttttctatattttcagAGAACGAGAATTTGTATATGATCTATTCGAAGCTGCCACCGGTATGAGAATGATGCATAATTTTTTTCGTATTGGAGGAATAGCGGCGGATTTACCTTATGGTTGGATAGATAAATGCTTGgatttttgtgattattttttaacagaGGTTGTTGAATATCAAAAACTTATTACACGAAATCCTATTTTTTTAGAACGAGTTGAAGGCGTTGGGATTATTGGTGGGGAAGAAGCAATAAATTGGGGTTTATCCGGACCAATGTTACGCGCATCCGGAATACCATGGGATCTTCGTAAAGTTGATCGTTATGAGTCTTACGATGAATTTGAATGGGAAATTCAGTGGCAAAAACAAGGAGATTCATTAGCTCGTTATTTAGTACGACTTAGCGAAATGACAGAATCCatcaaaattattcaacagGCTCTGGAAGGACTTCCGGGGGGTCCctatgaaaatttagaaagcAGAGGCTTTGATAAAAAAAGGAATCCAGAGTGGAATGATTTTGAATATCGATTCATTAGTAAAAAACCTTCCCCTACTTTTGAATTATCGAAACAAGAACTTTACGTAAGAGTTGAAGCTCCAAAAGGGGAATTGGGAATTTTTCTCATAGGAGATCAAAGTGGTTTTCCTTGGAGATGGAAAATCCGACCGCCGGGTTTTATTAATTTGCAAATTCTTCCTGAACTAGTTAAAAGAATGAAATTGGCTGATATTATGACGATACTCGGTAGCATAGATATAATTATGGGAGAAGTTGATCgttaa
- the LOC125595935 gene encoding protein Ycf2: protein MKGHQFKSWIFELREIVREIKNSHYFLDSWTQINSVGSFIHIFFHQERFRKLLDPRIFSILLLRNSQGSTSNRYFTIKGVVLFVVAALLYRINNRNMVESKNLYLKGLLPIPMNSIGPRNDTSEESFGSSNINRLIVSLLYFTKGKKISESCFRDPKESTRVLPITKKCIMPESNWSSRWWRNWIGKKRDFCCKISNETVAGIDISFKEKDIKYLEFLFVYYMDDPIRKGHDWELFDRLSPNKRRNIINLNSGQLFEILVKDWICYLMFAFREKIPIEVEGFFKQQGAGSTIQSNDIEHVSHLFSRNKRAISLQNCAQFHMWQFHQDLFVSWGKNPHESDFLRKISRENWIWLDNVWLVNKDRFFSKVRNVSSNIQYDSTRSSFVQVTDSSQLNGSSDQFIDPFDSISNEDSEYHYHTLINQREIQQLKERSILWDPSFIQTEGREIESDRFPKYLSGYSSMPRLFTEREKRMNNHLLPEESEEFFWNSTRAIRSFFSDRWSELHLGSNPTERSTRDQKLLKKEQDVSFVPSRRSENKEIVNIFKIITYLQNTVSIHPISSDLGCDTVPKDELDMDSSNKISFLNKNPFFYLFHLFHERKRGGYTLRHDFESEERFQEMADLFTLSITEPDLVYHKGFAFSIDSYGLDQRQFLKEVFNSRDELKKKSLLVLPPIFYEENESFYRRIRKNWVRISCGNFFEDPKPKRVVFASNNIMEAVNQYRLIRNLIQIQFQYSPYGYIRNVLNRFFLMKRPDRNFEYGIQRDLIGNDTLNHRTIMKDTINQHLSNLKKSQKKWFDPLIFLSRTERSINRDPNAYRYKWSNGSKNFQEHLKHFVSERKSRFQVVFDRLCINQYSIDWSEVIDKKDLSKSLRFFLSKLLRFLSKLLLFLSNSLPFFFVSFENIPIHRSEIHIYELKGPNDQPCNQLLESIGLQIVHFKKLKPFLLDDHNTSQKSKFLINGGTISPFLFNKIPKWMIDSFHTRKNRRKSFDNTDSYFSIVSHDQDNWLNPVKPFQRSSLISSFSKANRLRFLNNPHHFCFYCNKRFPFYVEKARLNNSDFTYGQFLTILFIHNKIFSSCGGKKKHAFLERDTISPSSIESQVSNIFISNDFPQSGDERYNLYKSFHFPIRSDPLVRRAIYSIADISGTPLIEGQRVNLERTYCQTLSDMNLSDSEEKSLHQYLNFNSNVGLIHTPCSEKYLQRKKRSLCLKKCVDKGQMDRTFQRDSAFSTLSKWNLFQTYMPWFFTSTGYKYLNLIFLDIFSDLLRILSSSQKFVSIFHDIMYGLDISWRILQKKLCLPQRNLISEISSKSLHNLLLSEEMIHRNNESSLISTHLRSPNVREVLYSILFLLLVAGYIVRTHLLFVSRAYSELQTEFEKIKSLMIPSYMIELRKLLDRYPTSEQNSFWLKNLFLVALEQLGDCLEEIRGSGGNMLWGGDPAYGVKSIRSKKTDLKINFIDIIDLISIIPNPINRITFSRNTRHLSHTSKDIYSLIRKRKNVSGDWIDDKIESWVANSDSIDDKEREFLVQFSTLRAEKRIDQILLSLTHSDHLSKNDSGYQMIEQPGTIYLRYLVDIHKKYLMNYEFNTSCLAERRIFLAHYQTITYSQTSCGANSFHFPSHGKPFSLRLALSPSRSILVIGSIGTGRSYLVKYLATNSYVPFITVCLNKFLDNKPKGFFLDDIDIDDSDDIDASNDIDRELDTELELLTMMNALTMDMMSEIDRFYITLQFELAKAMSPCIIWIPNIHDLDVNESNYLALGLLVNSLSRDCERCSTRNSLVIASTHIPQKVDPALIAPNKLNTCIKIRRLLIPQQRKHFFTLSYTRGFHLEKKMFHTNGFESITMGSSARDLVALTNEALSISITQKKSIIDTNTIRSALHRQTWDLRSQVRSVQDHGILFYQIGRVVAQNVLISNCPIDPISIYMKKKSCNEGDSYLYKWYFELGTSMKKFTILLYLLSCSAGSVAQDLWSLPGPDEKNRITSYGFIENDSSCHIGPSRTSNCLDLNYPYPEDALYIY, encoded by the coding sequence ATGAAAGGACATCAATTCAAATCCTGGATTTTCGAATTGAGAGAAATAGTGAGAGAGATCAAGAATTCTCACTATTTCTTAGATTCATGGACCCAAATCAATTCAGTGGGATCtttcattcatatttttttccacCAAGAACGTTTTAGAAAACTCTTGGACCCTCGAATTTTTAGTATCCTACTTTTGCGCAATTCACAGGGTTCAACAAGCAATCGATATTTCACGATCAAGGGTGTAGTACTATTTGTAGTAGCGGCCCTTCTATATCGTATTAACAATCGAAATATGGTCGAAAGCAAAAATCTCTATTTGAAAGGGCTTCTTCCTATACCTATGAATTCCATTGGACCCAGAAATGATACATCGGAAGAATCTTTTGGGTCTTCCAATATCAATAGGTTGATTGTTTCGCTCCTGTAttttacaaaaggaaaaaagatcTCTGAGAGCTGTTTCCGGGATCCGAAAGAGAGTACTCGGGTTCTCCCAATAACTAAAAAGTGTATCATGCCTGAATCTAACTGGAGTTCGCGGTGGTGGAGGAACTGGATCGGAAAAAAGAGggatttttgttgtaagatATCTAATGAAACCGTCGCTGGAATTGATATCTCATTTAAAgagaaagatatcaaatatctggagtttctttttgtatattatatggaTGATCCGATCCGCAAGGGCCATGATTGGGAATTGTTTGATCGTCTTTCTCCGAATAAGAGGCGAAACATAATCAACTTGAATTCGGGACAGCTATTCGAAATCTTAGTGAAAGACTGGATTTGTTATCTCATGTTTGCTTTTCGTGAAAAAATACCAATTGAAGTGGAGGGTTTCTTCAAACAACAAGGAGCTGGGTCAACTATTCAATCAAATGATATTGAGCATGTTTCCCATCTCTTCTCGAGAAACAAGCGGGCTATTTCTTTGCAAAATTGTGCTCAATTTCATATGTGGCAATTCCACCAAGATCTCTTCGTTAGTTGGGGGAAGAATCCGCACGAATCGGATTTTTTGAGGAAAATATCGAGAGAGAATTGGATTTGGTTAGACAATGTGTGGTTGGTAAACAAGGATAGATTTTTTAGCAAGGTACGAAATGTATCGTCAAATATTCAATATGATTCTACAAGATCTAGTTTCGTTCAAGTAACGGATTCTAGCCAATTGAACGGATCTTCTGATCAATTCATAGATCCTTTCGATTCCATTAGTAATGAGGATTCGGAATATCACTATCACACATTGATCAATCAAAGAGAGATTCAACAACTAAAAGAAAGATCGATTCTTTGGGATCCTTCCTTTATTCAAACGGAAGGAAGAGAGATAGAATCAGACCGATTCCCTAAATACCTTTCTGGATATTCCTCAATGCCCCGGCTATTCACGGAACGTGAAAAGCGAATGAATAATCATCTGCTTCCGGAAGAAAGCgaagaatttttttggaattctacAAGAGCCATTCGTTCTTTTTTCTCTGACAGATGGTCAGAACTTCATCTGGGTTCGAATCCTACTGAGAGGTCCACTAGGGATCAGAAATTGTTGAAGAAAGAACAAGATGTTTCTTTTGTCCCTTCCAGGCGatcggaaaataaagaaatagttaatatattcaAGATAATTACGTATTTACAAAATACCGTCTCAATTCATCCTATTTCATCAGATCTGGGATGTGATACGGTTCCGAAGGATGAACTGGATATGGACAGTTCCAATAAGATTTCATTCTTGaacaaaaatccatttttttatttatttcatctaTTCCATGAACGGAAGAGGGGGGGATACACGTTACGCCACGATTTTGAGTCAGAAGAGAGATTTCAAGAAATGGCAGATCTATTCACTCTATCAATAACCGAGCCGGATCTGGTGTATCATAAGGGATTTGCCTTTTCTATTGATTCCTACGGATTGGATCAAAGACAATTCTTGAAGGAGGTTTTCAACTCCAGGgatgaattgaaaaagaaatctTTATTGGTTCTACCTCctattttttatgaagaaaatgaatcttTTTATCGAAGGATCAGAAAAAATTGGGTCCGGATCTCCTGCGGGAATTTTTTTGaagatccaaaaccaaaaagagtGGTATTTGCTAGCAACAACATAATGGAGGCAGTCAATCAATATAGATTGATCCGAAATCTGATTCAAATCCAATTCCAATATAGTCCCTATGGGTACATAAGAAATGTATTGAAtcgattctttttaatgaagagACCTGATCGCAACTTCGAATATGGAATTCAAAGGGATCTAATAGGAAATGATACTCTGAATCATAGAACTATAATGAAAGATACGATCAACCAACAtttatcgaatttgaaaaagagtcagaagaaatggttcgatcctcttatttttctttctcgaaCCGAGAGATCCATAAATCGGGATCCTAATGCATATAGATACAAATGGTCCAATGGGAGCAAGAATTTCCAGGAGCATTTGAAACATTTCGTTTCTGAGCGGAAGAGCCGTTTTCAAGTAGTGTTCGATCGATTATGTATTAATCAATATTCGATTGATTGGTCTGAGgttattgataaaaaagattTGTCTAAGTCACTTCGTTTCTTTTTGTCCAAGTTACTTCGTTTTTTGTCCAAGTTACTTCTCTTTTTGTCTAACTCacttccttttttctttgtgaGTTTCGAGAATATCCCCATTCATAGGTCTGAGATCCACATCTATGAATTGAAAGGTCCGAACGATCAACCCTGCAATCAGTTGTTAGAATCAATAGGTCTTCAAAtcgttcattttaaaaaattgaaaccctTTTTATTGGATGATCATAATACTTCTCAAAAATCGAAATTCTTGATCAATGGAGGAACAATATCACCATTTTTGTTCAATAAGATACCAAAGTGGATGATTGACTCATTCCATACTAGAAAGAATCGCAGGAAATCTTTTGATAACACGGATTCCTATTTCTCAATCGTATCCCACGATCAAGACAATTGGCTGAATCCCGTGAAACCATTTCAGAGAAGTTCAttgatatcttctttttctaaagCAAATCGACTTCGATTCTTGAATAATCCACATCACTTCTGCTTCTATTGTAACAAAAGATTCCCTTTTTATGTGGAAAAGGCCCGTCTCAATAATTCTGATTTTACGTATGGACAATTCCTCACTATCTTGTTCAttcacaacaaaatattttcttcgtgtggtggtaaaaaaaaacatgctttTTTGGAGAGAGATACTATTTCACCTTCGTCAATCGAGTCACAGGTATCTAACATATTCATATCTAACGATTTTCCACAAAGTGGTGACGAAAGGTATAACTTGTACAAATCTTTCCATTTTCCAATTCGATCCGATCCATTAGTTCGTAGAGCTATTTACTCGATTGCAGACATTTCTGGAACACCTCTAATAGAGGGACAAAGAGTAAATTTGGAAAGAACGTATTGTCAAACTCTTTCAGATATGAATCTATCCGATTCAGAAGAGAAGAGCTTGCATCAGTATCTCAATTTCAATTCAAACGTGGGTTTGATTCACACTCCATGTTCTGAGAAATATTTACAGAGGAAAAAACGGAGTCTTTGCCTAAAAAAATGCGTTGACAAAGGGCAGATGGATAGAACCTTTCAACGAGATAGTGCTTTTTCAACTCTCTCAAAATGGAATCTATTCCAAACATATATGCCATGGTTCTTTACTTCGACAGGGtacaaatatctaaatttgatatttttagatattttttcagACCTATTGCGGATACTAAGTAGCAGTCAAAAATTTGTATCCATTTTTCATGATATTATGTATGGATTAGATATATCATGGCGAATTCTTCAGAAAAAATTGTGTCTTCCACAAAGGAATCTGATAAGTGAGATTTCGAGTAAGTCTTTACATAATCTTCTTCTGTCCGAAGAAATGATTCATCGAAATAATGAGTCATCGTTGATATCGACACATCTGAGATCGCCAAATGTTCGTGAGGTCCTCTATTCAatccttttccttcttcttgttgCTGGATATATCGTTCGTACACATCTTCTCTTTGTTTCCCGAGCCTATAGTGAGTTACAGACAGAGTTCGAAAAGATCAAATCTTTGATGATTCCATCATACATGATTGAGTTGCGAAAACTTCTGGATAGGTATCCTACATCTGAACAGAATTCTTTCTGGTTAAAGAATCTTTTTCTAGTTGCTCTGGAACAATTAGGAGATTGTCTAGAAGAAATACGGGGTTCTGGCGGCAACATGCTATGGGGTGGTGATCCCGCTTATGGGGTCAAATCAATACGTTCTAAGAAgacagatttgaaaataaacttCATCGATATCATCGATCTCATAAGTATCATACCAAATCCCATCAATCGAATCACTTTTTCGAGAAATACGAGACATCTAAGTCATACAAGTAAAGACATCTATTCattgataagaaaaagaaaaaacgtgaGCGGTGATtggattgatgataaaatagaaTCCTGGGTCGCGAACAGTGATTCGATTGATGATAAAGAAAGAGAATTCTTGGTTCAGTTCTCCACCTTAAGGGCAGAAAAAAGGATTGATCAAATTCTATTGAGTCTGACTCATAGTGATCATTTATCAAAGAATGACTCTGGTTATCAAATGATTGAACAACCGGGAACAATTTACTTACGATACTTAGTTGACATTCATAAAAAGTATCTAATGAATTATGAGTTCAATACATCCTGTTTAGCAGAAAGACGGATATTCCTTGCTCATTATCAGacaatcacttattcacaaacTTCGTGTGGGGCTAATAGTTTTCATTTCCCGTCTCATGGAAAACCCTTTTCGCTCCGCTTAGCCCTATCCCCCTCTAGGAGTATTTTAGTGATAGGTTCTATAGGAACCGGACGATCCTATTTGGTCAAATACCTAGCGACAAACTCCTATGTTCCTTTCATTACAGTATGTCTGAACAAGTTCCTGGATAACAAGCCGAAAGGTTTTTTTCTTGATGATATCGATATTGATGATAGTGACGATATTGATGCTAGTAACGATATTGATCGTGAACTTGATACGGAGCTGGAGCTTCTAACTATGATGAATGCGCTAActatggatatgatgtcggAAATAGACCGATTTTATATCACCCTTCAATTCGAATTAGCAAAAGCAATGTCTCCTTGCATAATATGGATTCCAAACATTCATGATCTTGATGTGAATGAGTCGAATTACTTAGCCCTCGGTCTCTTGGTGAACTCTCTCTCCAGGGATTGTGAAAGATGTTCGACTAGAAATAGTCTTGTTATTGCTTCGACTCATATTCCCCAAAAAGTGGATCCCGCTCTAATAGCcccgaataaattaaatacatgcaTTAAAATAAGAAGGCTTCTTATTCCACAACAACGAAAGCACTTTTTCACTCTTTCCTATACTAGGGGATTTCACTTGGAAAAGAAAATGTTCCATACTAATGGATTCGAGTCCATAACCATGGGTTCCAGTGCACGAGATCTTGTAGCACTTACCAATGAGGCCTTATCAATTAGTATTACACAGAAGAAATCAATTATAGACACTAATACAATTAGATCTGCTCTTCATAGACAAACTTGGGATTTGCGATCCCAGGTAAGATCGGTTCAGGATCATGGGATCCTTTTCTATCAGATAGGAAGGGTTGTTGCACAAAATGTACTTATAAGTAATTGCCCCATAGAtcctatatctatctatatgaaGAAGAAATCATGTAACGAAGGGGATTCTTATTTGTACAAATGGTACTTCGAACTTGGAACGAGCATGAAGAAATTCACGATACTTCTTTATCTTTTGAGTTGTTCTGCCGGATCGGTCGCTCAAGACCTTTGGTCTCTACCCGGACccgatgaaaaaaataggatCACTTCTTATGGATTCATTGAGAATGATTCGTCATGTCATATAGGCCCGAGTCGGACATCTAATTGCTTAGATTTGAATTATCCTTATCCGGAGGatgccttatatatatattaa
- the LOC125595948 gene encoding photosystem II protein D1 gives MTAILERRESESLWGRFCNWITSTENRLYIGWFGVLMIPTLLTATSVFIIAFIAAPPVDIDGIREPVSGSLLYGNNIISGAIIPTSAAIGLHFYPIWEAASVDEWLYNGGPYELIVLHFLLGVACYMGREWELSFRLGMRPWIAVAYSAPVAAATAVFLIYPIGQGSFSDGMPLGISGTFNFMIVFQAEHNILMHPFHMLGVAGVFGGSLFSAMHGSLVTSSLIRETTENESANEGYRFGQEEETYNIVAAHGYFGRLIFQYASFNNSRSLHFFLAAWPVVGIWFTALGISTMAFNLNGFNFNQSVVDSQGRVINTWADIINRANLGMEVMHERNAHNFPLDLAAVEAPSING, from the coding sequence ATGACTGCAATTTTAGAGAGACGCGAAAGCGAAAGCCTATGGGGTCGCTTCTGTAACTGGATAACTAGTACTGAAAACCGTCTTTACATTGGAtggtttggtgttttgatgatCCCTACCTTATTGACCGCAACTTCCGTTTTTATTATCGCATTCATTGCTGCTCCTCCAGTAGATATTGATGGTATTCGTGAACCTGTTTCTGGATCTCTTCTTTACGGAAACAATATTATTTCAGGTGCCATTATTCCTACTTCTGCAGCTATTGGTTTGCATTTTTACCCGATCTGGGAAGCTGCATCCGTTGATGAATGGCTATACAACGGTGGTCCTTATGAACTAATTGTTCTACACTTTTTACTTGGTGTAGCTTGTTATATGGGTCGTGAGTGGGAACTTAGTTTCCGTCTGGGTATGCGTCCTTGGATTGCTGTTGCATATTCAGCTCCTGTTGCAGCTGCTACTGCTGTTTTCTTGATCTACCCAATTGGTCAAGGAAGTTTTTCTGATGGTATGCCTCTAGGAATCTCTGGTACTTTCAACTTTATGATTGTATTCCAGGCTGAGCACAACATTCTTATGCACCCATTTCACATGTTAGGTGTAGCTGGTGTATTCGGCGGCTCCCTATTTAGTGCTATGCATGGTTCTTTGGTAACTTCTAGTTTGATCAGGGAAACCACAGAAAATGAATCTGCTAATGAAGGTTACAGATTcggtcaagaagaagaaacttacaACATTGTAGCTGCTCACGGTTATTTTGGCCGATTGATCTTCCAATATGCTAGTTTCAACAATTCTCGTTCTTTACATTTCTTCTTAGCGGCTTGGCCGGTAGTAGGTATTTGGTTTACTGCTTTAGGTATTAGTACTATGGCTTTCAACCTAAATGGTTTCAATTTCAACCAATCAGTAGTTGATAGTCAAGGACGTGTTATTAATACTTGGGCTGATATTATTAACCGTGCTAACCTTGGTATGGAAGTTATGCATGAACGTAATGCTCACAACTTCCCTCTAGACCTAGCTGCTGTTGAGGCTCCATCTATAAATGGATAA